The Agromyces mariniharenae genome includes a window with the following:
- a CDS encoding PhzF family phenazine biosynthesis protein produces the protein MSSEPRVLRYTAFADDPEGGNPAGIVLDASTLDDAAMQAIATEVDYSETAFVTAREGDVRTVRYFSPISEVPFCGHATIATAVAIAEREGPGVVRFATPVGEIVIETRADAGGLYAAFTSPDTEVAHFPEFALDALLELIGVDRVHLDERYPPRIATAGGRHPIIVIADSHVFDDFGFDPGAMRAFIDAQGWPLTIAVLHRVSDAAEGALHFEARNIFPVGRIAEDPATGSAAAAVGGYLRGIGAVRPPARVVIEQGRHVGRPGRLIVDIPEQGGIVVSGRAVAIR, from the coding sequence ATGAGCTCGGAGCCCAGGGTCCTGCGGTACACCGCGTTCGCCGACGATCCCGAGGGCGGCAACCCGGCGGGCATCGTGCTCGACGCGTCGACGCTCGACGACGCGGCCATGCAGGCGATCGCGACCGAGGTCGACTACTCCGAGACCGCCTTCGTGACGGCTCGCGAGGGCGACGTGCGCACCGTGCGCTACTTCTCGCCGATCTCCGAGGTGCCCTTCTGCGGGCACGCGACCATCGCCACGGCGGTCGCGATCGCCGAGCGCGAGGGCCCGGGCGTGGTTCGATTCGCGACGCCCGTCGGCGAGATCGTGATCGAGACGCGCGCCGACGCCGGCGGCCTGTACGCGGCGTTCACGAGCCCGGACACCGAGGTCGCGCACTTCCCCGAGTTCGCGCTCGACGCCCTGCTCGAGCTCATCGGCGTCGACCGCGTGCACCTCGACGAGCGGTATCCGCCTCGGATCGCCACCGCCGGCGGCCGGCACCCGATCATCGTCATCGCCGACTCCCACGTGTTCGACGACTTCGGCTTCGACCCCGGCGCGATGCGCGCGTTCATCGACGCGCAGGGCTGGCCGCTCACCATCGCCGTGCTGCATCGGGTGTCGGATGCCGCGGAGGGCGCCCTGCACTTCGAGGCGCGCAACATCTTCCCCGTCGGCCGCATCGCCGAGGACCCTGCGACCGGCTCGGCCGCCGCCGCGGTCGGCGGCTACCTGCGGGGGATCGGCGCGGTGCGTCCGCCCGCGCGCGTGGTGATCGAGCAGGGCCGGCACGTCGGACGCCCCGGGCGGCTCATCGTCGACATCCCCGAGCAGGGCGGCATCGTCGTGAGCGGGCGGGCGGTGGCGATCCGCTGA
- a CDS encoding ArsR/SmtB family transcription factor has translation MIYDPSADDRLDRAFMALADPVRRRIIARLSRGPATVNELAEPFEITKQAVSKHIQVLEQAGLVTRTRDAQRRPVHLDAAQLEALTAWIDRYRLIHEQQFRNLDALLTGRGTDAAAPDTEAPNTGAAQEATEP, from the coding sequence ATGATCTACGACCCGAGCGCCGACGACCGCCTCGACCGGGCCTTCATGGCCCTCGCCGACCCGGTGCGCCGTCGCATCATCGCCCGGCTCAGCCGGGGCCCGGCGACGGTCAACGAGCTGGCCGAGCCGTTCGAGATCACCAAGCAGGCGGTCTCGAAGCACATCCAGGTGCTCGAGCAGGCGGGGCTCGTGACGCGCACGCGCGACGCGCAGCGCCGGCCCGTGCACCTGGATGCGGCGCAGCTCGAGGCGCTCACCGCATGGATCGACCGCTACCGGCTGATCCACGAGCAGCAGTTCCGCAACCTGGACGCCCTGCTCACCGGCCGCGGCACGGACGCCGCGGCACCCGACACCGAAGCCCCGAACACCGGGGCTGCACAGGAAGCGACGGAACCATGA
- a CDS encoding phosphoketolase: protein MASRGGASVALEVVDAWWRAANYLSVGQIYLMRNPLLDRPLEPDDVKPRLLGHWGTSPGLNLVYAHLNRAIVERDTPTLYVCGPGHGGPAMVANTWLDGTYSELFPATTLDRPGMEKLFRQFSFPGGIPSHAAPETPGSINEGGELGYSLMHAFGAALDNPGLVVACVIGDGEAETGPLAASWRGHSFLNPVTDGAVLPILHLNGYKIANPTLLARIPEAELVDFFRGNGYEPLLVTGGFDGEDHMAVHGRLADAIDVAYERIGAIRGDAAAGAFDVNAARWPAIVLRTPKGWTGPGVVDGVQVEGTFHAHQVPLAEVRENPEHLAMLEAWLRSYRPEELFDADGRPVADLDALRPRGELRMSATPVANAGIVRPLDLPPTEDFAVDVDPGDRGDSAESTRVSGAWLAELMRRNPDDVRLFGPDEVLSNRLGAVFDVTKRVWAESLHPLDEHLARSGRVTEALSEHLMQGMLEGYLLTGRHGLITSYEAFIHIVDSMFNQHAKWLESATHVPWRGDLASLNYLLSSHVWRQDHNGFSHQDPGFLNVVVNKQADVVRVYLPPDANTLLVVMRHAFDTQNRVNVIVAGKQPAPQWMTHAEAEAHVEQGVGIWAEASNEPGYDAADPAASVPDVVLACAGDVPTMETVAAALLLRERLPDLRVRVVNVVDLMRLQDPSHHPHGLNDLAFDAIFTKDRPVVFAFHGYPSLIHQLAYRRTNHANLHVRGFVEKGTTTTPFDMLHLNDLDRYRLALDVIHRVPGLAERTGVAEIADEWHAARAAAREYAYEHGIDPDWVTGWEYESR from the coding sequence ATGGCATCGAGGGGCGGGGCATCCGTCGCCCTCGAGGTCGTCGACGCGTGGTGGCGCGCGGCGAACTACCTGAGCGTGGGCCAGATCTACCTCATGCGCAACCCGCTGCTCGATCGCCCGCTCGAGCCCGACGACGTCAAGCCGCGTCTGCTCGGGCACTGGGGCACGTCGCCCGGCCTGAACCTCGTCTACGCGCACCTCAACCGCGCGATCGTCGAGCGCGACACGCCGACGCTGTACGTGTGCGGGCCGGGTCACGGAGGCCCGGCGATGGTCGCGAACACCTGGCTCGACGGCACGTACTCCGAGCTGTTCCCGGCGACCACGCTCGACCGGCCGGGCATGGAGAAGCTGTTCCGCCAGTTCTCCTTCCCCGGCGGCATCCCGTCGCACGCGGCGCCCGAGACGCCCGGGTCGATCAACGAGGGCGGCGAGCTCGGGTACTCGCTCATGCACGCGTTCGGCGCGGCGCTCGACAACCCGGGCCTCGTGGTGGCGTGCGTCATCGGCGACGGCGAGGCCGAGACCGGGCCGCTCGCGGCGAGCTGGCGCGGGCACTCGTTCCTGAATCCGGTCACCGACGGCGCGGTGCTGCCGATCCTGCACCTCAACGGCTACAAGATCGCGAACCCGACGCTGCTCGCGCGAATACCCGAGGCGGAGCTCGTCGACTTCTTCCGCGGCAACGGCTACGAGCCGCTGCTCGTCACGGGCGGCTTCGACGGCGAGGACCACATGGCCGTGCACGGCCGCCTCGCCGACGCGATCGACGTCGCCTACGAGCGCATCGGCGCGATCCGGGGGGATGCCGCGGCCGGCGCGTTCGACGTGAACGCGGCGCGCTGGCCCGCCATCGTGCTCCGCACGCCCAAGGGCTGGACCGGCCCCGGCGTGGTCGACGGGGTGCAGGTGGAGGGCACGTTCCACGCCCACCAGGTGCCGCTCGCGGAGGTGCGCGAGAACCCCGAGCACCTCGCGATGCTCGAGGCCTGGCTCCGCTCGTACCGGCCCGAGGAGCTCTTCGACGCCGACGGGCGGCCGGTCGCCGACCTCGACGCGCTGCGCCCCCGCGGCGAGCTGCGGATGAGCGCGACCCCCGTGGCGAACGCCGGCATCGTGCGGCCGCTCGACCTGCCGCCGACCGAGGACTTCGCCGTCGACGTGGACCCGGGCGATCGCGGCGACTCCGCCGAGTCGACGCGGGTGTCCGGCGCCTGGCTCGCCGAGCTCATGCGGCGCAATCCCGACGACGTGCGGCTCTTCGGCCCCGACGAGGTGCTCTCGAACCGGCTCGGCGCGGTGTTCGACGTGACGAAGCGGGTGTGGGCGGAGTCGCTGCATCCGCTCGACGAGCACCTGGCACGGTCGGGCCGCGTGACGGAGGCGCTCAGCGAGCACCTCATGCAGGGCATGCTCGAGGGCTACCTGCTCACCGGTCGGCACGGGCTCATCACGAGCTACGAGGCGTTCATCCACATCGTCGACTCGATGTTCAACCAGCACGCGAAGTGGCTCGAGTCCGCGACGCACGTGCCATGGCGCGGCGACCTCGCCTCCCTTAACTACCTGCTGTCGTCGCACGTGTGGCGGCAGGACCACAACGGCTTCTCGCACCAGGACCCGGGCTTCCTCAACGTCGTGGTGAACAAGCAGGCCGACGTCGTGCGGGTGTACCTGCCGCCCGACGCGAACACGCTGCTCGTGGTCATGCGGCACGCGTTCGACACGCAGAACCGGGTGAACGTCATCGTGGCGGGCAAGCAGCCGGCGCCGCAGTGGATGACGCACGCCGAGGCCGAGGCGCACGTCGAGCAGGGCGTCGGCATCTGGGCCGAGGCGAGCAACGAGCCCGGGTACGACGCGGCCGACCCCGCGGCATCCGTGCCCGACGTCGTGCTGGCGTGCGCGGGCGACGTGCCGACCATGGAGACCGTGGCCGCTGCGCTGCTGCTGCGCGAGCGCCTGCCCGACCTGCGCGTGCGCGTCGTGAACGTCGTCGACCTGATGCGGCTGCAGGATCCGTCGCATCACCCGCACGGACTCAACGACCTCGCGTTCGACGCGATCTTCACGAAGGACCGGCCCGTGGTGTTCGCGTTCCACGGGTACCCGTCGCTCATCCACCAGCTCGCCTACCGGCGCACGAACCACGCCAACCTGCACGTGCGGGGGTTCGTCGAGAAGGGCACCACGACGACGCCGTTCGACATGCTGCACCTCAACGACCTCGACCGGTACCGGCTCGCGCTCGACGTGATCCACCGCGTGCCGGGCCTCGCCGAGCGAACCGGCGTGGCCGAGATCGCCGACGAGTGGCACGCGGCGCGGGCCGCGGCACGCGAGTACGCGTACGAGCACGGCATCGACCCCGACTGGGTCACCGGCTGGGAGTACGAGTCGCGCTGA
- a CDS encoding MarR family winged helix-turn-helix transcriptional regulator gives MGIADDAVEVRAQGWRTLAALHGMIEAELERALAASVDLSVVEYTVLDALNRQDGWHMRMQQLARAAALSPSATTRLVNRLEDRALLTRILCADDRRGIYTELTPAGRALYERARPIHDETLERVLAEAADQPELSPVVEALHGAAVPAAG, from the coding sequence ATGGGCATCGCCGACGACGCGGTCGAGGTGCGCGCACAGGGCTGGCGCACGCTCGCGGCACTGCACGGCATGATCGAGGCCGAGCTCGAGCGCGCGCTCGCGGCGTCGGTCGACCTCTCGGTCGTCGAGTACACCGTGCTCGACGCGCTGAACCGGCAGGACGGCTGGCACATGCGCATGCAGCAGCTGGCCCGCGCCGCCGCGCTCAGCCCGAGCGCCACCACGCGCCTCGTGAACCGGCTCGAGGATCGCGCGCTGCTCACGCGCATCCTCTGCGCCGACGACCGGCGCGGCATCTACACCGAGCTCACGCCGGCCGGCCGGGCGCTCTACGAGCGGGCGCGCCCGATCCACGACGAGACGCTCGAGCGCGTGCTCGCCGAGGCCGCCGACCAGCCCGAGCTCTCGCCCGTCGTCGAGGCGCTGCACGGCGCCGCGGTGCCGGCCGCCGGCTGA
- a CDS encoding SRPBCC family protein — translation MTNPVTINAPEGLPFIEIIREFDAPVEAVFRAHREPELVKQWLGPNGYEMDIERWDFTTQGGYRYVHRNPEGEEYRFNGTFHTVRDNEFAVQTFEFEGYPDVVAVESMTFEDLGDGRSRLRGWSTYPSVEARDGMVESGMEIGLREGFERLDAILAA, via the coding sequence ATGACGAACCCCGTCACCATCAACGCCCCCGAGGGGCTCCCCTTCATCGAGATCATCCGCGAGTTCGACGCCCCGGTCGAGGCCGTCTTCCGCGCCCACCGCGAGCCCGAGCTGGTGAAGCAGTGGCTCGGGCCGAACGGCTACGAGATGGACATCGAGCGCTGGGACTTCACGACCCAGGGCGGCTACCGCTACGTGCACCGCAATCCCGAGGGTGAGGAGTACCGGTTCAACGGCACGTTCCACACCGTGCGCGACAACGAGTTCGCCGTGCAGACCTTCGAGTTCGAGGGGTACCCCGATGTCGTCGCGGTCGAGTCGATGACCTTCGAAGACCTGGGCGACGGCCGCTCCCGACTCCGCGGCTGGTCGACCTACCCGAGCGTCGAGGCACGCGACGGCATGGTCGAGTCGGGCATGGAGATCGGCCTGCGCGAGGGCTTCGAGCGCCTCGACGCGATCCTCGCCGCCTGA
- a CDS encoding VOC family protein: protein MDWTLEVVLLPVTDIDRSVAFYRDQVGFDLDHDTRNEQMHVVQLTPRGSGCSIVIGDLPSQREMAPGSMRGLQLVVADAAAAREELTSRGIECSEITVFDERDGGTFFGFADPDGNTWAVQQITARGERPLIPLDARQRFGAEQEG, encoded by the coding sequence ATGGACTGGACCCTCGAGGTCGTCCTCCTCCCCGTCACCGACATCGACCGGTCCGTCGCGTTCTACCGCGACCAGGTCGGGTTCGACCTCGACCACGACACGCGCAACGAGCAGATGCACGTCGTGCAGCTCACCCCGCGCGGGTCCGGCTGCTCGATCGTGATCGGCGACCTGCCCTCGCAGCGCGAGATGGCGCCGGGCTCGATGCGCGGGCTGCAGCTGGTCGTCGCCGACGCGGCCGCCGCCCGTGAGGAGCTCACCTCCCGCGGCATCGAGTGCAGCGAGATCACCGTGTTCGACGAGCGCGACGGCGGCACCTTCTTCGGGTTCGCCGATCCCGACGGCAACACGTGGGCCGTGCAGCAGATCACGGCGCGCGGCGAGCGGCCGCTCATCCCGCTCGACGCCCGCCAGCGCTTCGGCGCCGAGCAGGAGGGCTGA
- a CDS encoding VOC family protein: protein MVTLNPYLNFRDNAREAMEFYHSVFGGDLNVSTFADFQSAQDPSENDLVMHAQLDGPGLTLMGADTPKHMDYNGISGFSVSLSGTNDEDATLRGYWDKLADGGTVVQPLEVAPWGDAFGMLVDRFGVSWLVNIGGAAA, encoded by the coding sequence ATGGTCACGCTCAACCCGTACCTGAACTTCCGCGACAACGCCCGCGAGGCGATGGAGTTCTACCACTCCGTCTTCGGCGGCGACCTGAACGTCTCGACGTTCGCCGACTTCCAGTCGGCCCAGGACCCGTCGGAGAACGACCTCGTGATGCACGCGCAGCTCGACGGACCGGGACTCACGCTCATGGGCGCCGACACCCCGAAGCACATGGACTACAACGGCATCTCGGGATTCTCGGTGTCGCTCTCGGGCACGAACGACGAGGACGCGACGCTGCGCGGCTACTGGGACAAGCTCGCCGACGGCGGCACCGTCGTGCAGCCGCTCGAGGTCGCGCCCTGGGGCGACGCCTTCGGCATGCTCGTCGACCGCTTCGGCGTGAGCTGGCTCGTCAACATCGGCGGCGCGGCCGCCTGA
- a CDS encoding MFS transporter codes for MPLGLVALAIGGFGIGLTEFVIMGLLPEVAADFGVTEAAAGWLISGYALAVVVGALGLTAATTRLPRKPVLMGLLVLFIVGNALSALAPTYELMMAGRVIAALCHGAFFGIGSVVAAGLVAPEKAAGAIAIMFTGLTAANVLGVPFGTFLGQQFGWRSTFWVIAAIGVLALVGIATLVPALHRDGPAPSLRRELGAFRSGQVWLSLLVTVLGFGGMFGAFTYIAYTLTEVSGFAANAVPWLLVLFGAGLVVGNWVGGRLADRSIDGTLLAFIGALVVVLALFAWLAWSPVATVVLLVLMGAFGFGTVPGLQSRIMRYAASAPTLASGANIGAFNLGNALGAFAGGVGITAGLGYTSPIWAGTVITLAALAVMTVAAVAARRAGRADAANAPRADAATTPASPEREPAASVA; via the coding sequence ATGCCACTCGGACTCGTCGCCCTCGCCATCGGGGGCTTCGGCATCGGCCTCACCGAATTCGTCATCATGGGCCTGCTGCCCGAGGTGGCCGCCGACTTCGGCGTCACCGAGGCGGCGGCGGGCTGGCTCATCTCGGGCTACGCGCTCGCCGTCGTCGTGGGGGCGCTCGGGCTCACGGCCGCCACCACCCGTCTCCCCCGCAAGCCCGTGCTCATGGGCCTGCTCGTGCTCTTCATCGTGGGCAACGCCCTCTCGGCGCTGGCCCCGACCTACGAGCTCATGATGGCCGGACGCGTCATCGCGGCGCTCTGCCACGGCGCGTTCTTCGGCATCGGCTCGGTCGTCGCGGCCGGCCTCGTCGCTCCCGAGAAGGCCGCGGGCGCCATCGCGATCATGTTCACCGGCCTCACCGCCGCGAACGTGCTCGGCGTGCCGTTCGGCACGTTCCTCGGCCAGCAGTTCGGCTGGCGCTCGACGTTCTGGGTGATCGCGGCGATCGGCGTGCTCGCCCTCGTCGGCATCGCCACGCTCGTCCCTGCACTCCACCGCGACGGGCCGGCCCCGAGCCTGCGTCGCGAGCTCGGCGCGTTCCGCTCGGGACAGGTGTGGCTCTCGCTCCTCGTCACCGTGCTCGGCTTCGGCGGCATGTTCGGGGCGTTCACCTACATCGCCTACACGCTCACCGAGGTCAGCGGCTTCGCGGCGAACGCGGTGCCGTGGCTGCTCGTGCTCTTCGGCGCGGGCCTCGTCGTCGGCAACTGGGTCGGCGGACGCCTCGCCGACCGCTCGATCGACGGCACCCTGCTCGCCTTCATCGGCGCGCTCGTCGTCGTGCTGGCGCTCTTCGCCTGGCTCGCCTGGAGTCCCGTCGCCACCGTGGTGCTGCTCGTGCTCATGGGCGCCTTCGGGTTCGGCACGGTGCCCGGGCTCCAGAGCCGCATCATGCGCTACGCCGCCTCGGCCCCCACGCTCGCGTCGGGTGCGAATATCGGCGCGTTCAACCTCGGCAACGCGCTCGGCGCGTTCGCGGGCGGCGTCGGCATCACCGCGGGCCTCGGCTACACGTCGCCCATCTGGGCCGGCACGGTCATCACGCTCGCCGCGCTCGCGGTCATGACGGTCGCGGCCGTCGCCGCTCGTCGCGCAGGGCGAGCGGATGCCGCGAACGCGCCCCGAGCGGATGCCGCGACGACGCCCGCCTCACCCGAGCGCGAGCCCGCGGCATCCGTCGCCTGA
- a CDS encoding aldo/keto reductase, which translates to MQTRTLGRTGRTVSAIGLGTWQLGADWGDVDESDALAVLDAAHESGVTFFDTADVYGDGRSETLIGRWLREHPGSGVTVATKMGRRMPQEHANYSLDHFRAWTDRSRANLGVDTLDLVQLHCPPTSVYADDRVFDALDTLVDEGAIADYGVSVETVEEALAAIARPRVASVQIILNAFRLKPLDDVLPAARANGVGIIARVPLASGLLSGRYTLETEFPANDHRSFNRHGESFDVGETFSGVDYATGVRAASEFTELARETAPDATAAQVALAWVAAQDGVSSVIPGARSPEQARANAAAGSLELPASFQAQVRELYDRDIRPLVHDRW; encoded by the coding sequence ATGCAGACCCGCACCCTCGGCCGCACCGGCCGCACCGTCTCCGCGATCGGCCTCGGCACCTGGCAGCTCGGCGCCGACTGGGGCGACGTCGACGAGTCCGACGCGCTCGCCGTGCTCGACGCGGCCCACGAGTCCGGCGTCACGTTCTTCGACACCGCCGACGTCTACGGCGACGGCCGCAGCGAGACGCTGATCGGGCGCTGGCTGCGTGAGCACCCCGGCTCGGGCGTGACGGTGGCCACGAAGATGGGCCGACGGATGCCGCAGGAGCACGCCAACTACTCGCTCGACCACTTCCGCGCCTGGACCGACCGCTCGCGCGCGAACCTCGGCGTCGACACGCTCGACCTCGTGCAGCTGCACTGCCCGCCGACCTCGGTGTACGCCGACGACCGGGTGTTCGACGCGTTGGACACGCTCGTCGACGAGGGCGCGATCGCCGATTACGGCGTGAGCGTCGAGACGGTCGAGGAGGCGCTCGCCGCGATCGCGCGTCCGCGGGTGGCGAGCGTGCAGATCATCCTCAACGCGTTCCGCCTCAAGCCGCTCGACGACGTGCTGCCCGCCGCCCGCGCGAACGGCGTGGGCATCATCGCGCGCGTGCCCCTCGCCAGCGGACTGCTCTCGGGCCGCTACACGCTCGAGACCGAGTTCCCCGCGAACGACCACCGCAGCTTCAACCGGCACGGCGAGTCGTTCGACGTCGGCGAGACGTTCTCGGGCGTGGACTACGCGACCGGGGTGCGCGCGGCATCCGAGTTCACCGAGCTCGCGCGCGAGACGGCGCCCGACGCCACCGCTGCGCAGGTCGCGCTCGCTTGGGTCGCCGCGCAGGACGGCGTGAGCTCGGTCATCCCCGGGGCTCGCAGCCCAGAGCAGGCCCGGGCGAACGCGGCCGCGGGCTCGCTCGAGCTGCCGGCGTCGTTCCAGGCGCAGGTGCGCGAGCTCTACGACCGCGACATCCGACCGCTCGTGCACGACCGCTGGTAG